In one window of Leptolyngbya sp. 'hensonii' DNA:
- a CDS encoding DNA methyltransferase has product MPVPEHKFRAPRNRTITLSPEEQRLYHQGLLKLTEPLPPEALENCTIHQDSLAILDWLPWAWVDLLFIDPPYNLTKTFSSTVFKERSVREYADWLESWLPRLLKTLKPTGSVYICGDWRSSAAIHLVAEKYLTVRNCITWEREKGRGAKSNWKNCSETIWFCTASDQYTFNVDAVKLKRRVIAPYTDPKGNPKDWQRTEHGNYRLTHPSNLWTDLTVPFWSMPENTDHPTQKPEKLLAKIILASSNPGDLVLDPFLGSGTTSVVARKLQRRYVGIEQDQTYCCLAEKRLALAAQNPAIQGYAMGVFWERNSSQHD; this is encoded by the coding sequence ATGCCAGTTCCCGAGCATAAATTCCGAGCCCCGCGCAACCGGACAATCACCCTCTCCCCAGAAGAGCAAAGACTCTACCATCAGGGCCTACTCAAGCTGACGGAACCCCTGCCCCCAGAGGCATTAGAGAATTGCACTATTCATCAGGACAGCCTGGCCATTCTCGACTGGCTCCCATGGGCCTGGGTTGATCTGCTGTTCATCGACCCGCCCTACAATCTGACTAAAACCTTCAGCAGTACGGTCTTCAAAGAACGATCGGTGAGGGAGTACGCCGATTGGCTGGAATCCTGGTTGCCTCGCCTGCTAAAAACCCTGAAGCCCACCGGCTCGGTTTATATCTGTGGGGATTGGCGATCGTCAGCGGCGATCCATCTGGTCGCCGAAAAATATCTGACCGTGCGCAACTGCATTACCTGGGAACGGGAGAAAGGCAGGGGAGCTAAATCCAACTGGAAAAACTGTTCGGAAACCATCTGGTTTTGCACCGCCTCTGATCAGTACACCTTTAATGTCGATGCAGTTAAGCTGAAACGTCGTGTCATTGCCCCCTATACAGATCCCAAGGGCAATCCCAAGGACTGGCAACGAACCGAACATGGCAACTACCGTCTGACCCATCCCTCCAACCTGTGGACCGATTTAACCGTGCCCTTCTGGTCGATGCCAGAAAACACGGATCACCCAACGCAGAAACCGGAGAAGCTGCTAGCCAAAATCATCCTGGCCAGTTCCAATCCTGGTGATCTGGTGTTAGACCCATTTCTGGGTTCTGGCACAACCTCCGTGGTAGCCCGCAAATTGCAACGGCGCTATGTGGGCATTGAACAGGACCAGACCTACTGTTGTCTGGCCGAAAAGCGACTGGCCCTGGCAGCCCAAAACCCAGCAATCCAGGGCTATGCCATGGGCGTTTTCTGGGAGCGCAATTCATCTCAGCATGACTGA
- a CDS encoding BMP family ABC transporter substrate-binding protein: protein MDRQHPPLILPRRQILRGLLGTTAFGVTSRLWTGCTPSSETGSPNSSTTSPSTTASSSPKTLALGFIYVGSKDDYGYNQAHAEGKTGLSKLPDVKTLEEASVPETTAVQETMRNMISQDGATALFPTSFGYFDPHILILAKEFPEVQFFHCGGLYQEGKTPSNVGSYFGYIDEAQYIAGIVAAHTSKSGKLGFIAAKPIAQVLRNINSYTLGARSINPKVSTNVIFTGDWSQPVKEAEAANSLADQGVDVLTCHVDSPKIIMETAEKRGIFCTGYHANQANLAPKGYLTGAEWDWANIYTQYAKDLLAGKTLMNNGIAHLVRGGLKEGFCKLSPYGAAVTAAAKTDADAAQAKFMNGSMVIYKGELKDNSGKVVIPAGKELTQQDIELEKMNWLVEGVIGSLS from the coding sequence ATGGATCGTCAGCACCCGCCTTTAATTCTGCCTCGACGGCAGATTCTCCGAGGGTTATTAGGGACAACTGCCTTTGGCGTAACCTCACGCCTGTGGACAGGTTGTACACCCTCTTCTGAAACAGGTTCACCCAATAGCTCTACCACTTCTCCCTCAACAACCGCCTCAAGCAGTCCCAAAACATTAGCCCTGGGATTTATCTATGTAGGGTCCAAGGATGACTACGGTTACAATCAGGCCCATGCGGAAGGCAAAACAGGCCTCTCGAAACTTCCAGATGTGAAAACCCTGGAAGAAGCATCAGTTCCTGAAACCACCGCAGTCCAGGAAACCATGCGGAACATGATCAGCCAGGACGGGGCTACAGCGTTGTTCCCAACATCCTTCGGCTATTTCGACCCCCACATCCTGATTTTGGCCAAAGAGTTTCCAGAAGTGCAGTTCTTCCATTGCGGTGGACTCTATCAAGAGGGGAAGACTCCAAGCAATGTCGGCAGCTACTTTGGTTACATTGATGAAGCCCAATATATTGCCGGGATTGTTGCTGCCCATACCTCCAAGAGCGGTAAGTTAGGCTTCATTGCCGCCAAGCCCATTGCCCAGGTGTTACGGAACATCAACAGCTATACCCTGGGTGCCCGCAGCATCAATCCCAAGGTCAGCACCAATGTCATCTTCACGGGGGATTGGTCTCAGCCCGTGAAAGAAGCAGAAGCCGCCAACAGTCTCGCTGACCAGGGCGTGGATGTCCTCACCTGCCATGTGGATAGTCCCAAGATCATCATGGAAACTGCAGAAAAACGGGGCATCTTCTGCACGGGCTATCATGCTAATCAGGCCAATCTTGCTCCTAAAGGCTATTTGACTGGTGCAGAATGGGATTGGGCCAATATCTACACCCAGTACGCCAAGGACCTCCTGGCAGGTAAAACCCTGATGAATAATGGGATCGCCCATCTGGTTCGAGGTGGGCTCAAGGAAGGGTTTTGCAAGCTTTCGCCCTATGGAGCGGCAGTGACCGCCGCCGCCAAGACGGATGCCGATGCAGCCCAAGCCAAGTTTATGAATGGCAGTATGGTGATCTATAAAGGAGAGCTCAAGGATAATAGCGGCAAGGTCGTGATTCCGGCTGGGAAAGAGCTGACCCAGCAGGATATCGAACTGGAAAAGATGAACTGGCTGGTAGAGGGGGTCATCGGCAGCTTAAGTTAA
- a CDS encoding Spx/MgsR family RNA polymerase-binding regulatory protein, with the protein MSIQVYGIPNCGTCKKAFTWLEQHGVAYEFINTKETPPTQALIQAWVEVLGSKPMRNTSGQSYRALGSERDNWTDAQWVDAFTQDAMLLKRPLFVKDGTAVLVGFRDKDEVIRQKLGL; encoded by the coding sequence ATGTCCATTCAAGTTTACGGAATTCCCAACTGCGGCACCTGTAAAAAAGCATTCACCTGGTTGGAGCAACACGGGGTCGCATACGAGTTCATCAATACGAAAGAAACGCCCCCCACCCAAGCCCTGATTCAGGCTTGGGTAGAAGTTCTGGGTTCCAAACCAATGCGAAATACCTCCGGCCAATCCTATCGGGCTTTGGGCAGTGAGAGAGATAACTGGACCGACGCCCAATGGGTGGATGCATTCACCCAAGACGCCATGCTGTTGAAACGGCCCCTGTTTGTGAAAGATGGCACGGCAGTACTGGTCGGTTTCCGAGACAAGGATGAGGTGATTCGCCAGAAATTAGGTCTGTGA
- a CDS encoding universal stress protein, producing MFEKILVAVDQSQSNQQVFDAALTMAKALNSQLMVFHVLTADEEGCPQVPLMVGMEYYASLDNKVWKIYEDQWKAYEEKGLNLLRSLTDEATAAGVATEFTQQSGQPGHTICEFAKLWKADLIVLGRRGHAGLQEMILGSVSNYVLHHAPCTVLTVNCPKVLNKAEHKSYQPPAGWPLKSIWS from the coding sequence ATGTTTGAAAAAATCCTGGTGGCTGTTGATCAATCTCAATCAAATCAGCAAGTTTTTGACGCAGCGCTGACAATGGCTAAAGCCCTCAACAGTCAGTTGATGGTGTTTCATGTGTTGACGGCAGATGAGGAAGGCTGCCCTCAAGTGCCGTTAATGGTGGGCATGGAATACTATGCCAGTCTGGACAATAAAGTTTGGAAGATTTACGAAGACCAGTGGAAAGCTTATGAGGAGAAGGGGCTGAACTTACTGCGATCGTTGACAGATGAAGCAACTGCGGCTGGAGTGGCCACTGAATTTACCCAGCAGTCTGGGCAACCGGGGCATACAATCTGTGAATTTGCAAAGCTCTGGAAAGCTGACTTGATCGTGCTTGGTCGGCGGGGGCATGCAGGACTACAGGAAATGATTTTGGGGAGTGTGAGTAATTATGTTCTGCATCATGCACCCTGTACTGTGCTGACGGTCAATTGCCCAAAAGTGCTGAATAAGGCTGAACATAAATCCTATCAACCCCCGGCTGGATGGCCCCTCAAGTCGATCTGGAGTTGA
- a CDS encoding GAF domain-containing protein: MITRIRRSLQLQEILEAAVTEIRAFLQIDRVMIYQFHPDEHGVVIAEAIHRQRLPSLLGLHFPADDIPHHARQLFLKVRQRSIINLSAEQMGWSVADAATVEDGAEAAGDMRYRPVDPCHVEYMRAMGVESSIVVPIIQDQKLWGLLVAHHSEPRMTSDADLAFLQIVVDQLEVAINQALLLEQVQQQARRESITNQIATLLHLASTTSFQAALESAVAAIDGAGGRLYLLSNYSPHANELFTCGAQPPISDEMDAPLEEHEIWHVAMHYGEERQTSRANLWIIPDLYQDYRCRSLAPFFKTTSIRSILIVPLKYGRQVLGCLTLFRHEFELERLWAGQFDPDERQRMPRKSFAAWREYKTGQASNWTEADLDLVQTLISHFALAIGQYQLQKQVHQLNCSLEQQVQARTAELQQTNLRLQDEIAERQQMEDALRQSEARFQRLVANVPGMIYQFRLTAEGETYFPYVSAFCRDLYEVDPEVIQQDAAVILGMVHPDDREKLETSIARSARTLQPWLLEHRVVTPSGQVKWLQAASRPEKQDNGEIVWDGVLMDITDRKQAEAVLRESEAQLREKAQELEQTLRELQHTQAQLVQTEKMSSLGQLVAGVAHEINNPVNFIYGNLSHAGEYVHDLLSLLKLYQQYYPDPVAEIQSEASAIDIDFLQQDLPKLLNSMKVGADRIQKIVLALRNFSRMDEADVKPVDIHEGIDSTLMILQNRLKETSGHPGIHLVKQYAQLPLIECYAGQLNQVFMNILSNAIDSLEEFNHHRSPQEICENPCTITIETRLVEDLWLQIRIADNGPGMTEQVRQRLFEPFFTTKPVGKGTGLGLSISYQVVVDKHGGKLTCNSALGAGAEFLIELPIRRSGRSHGSSL, from the coding sequence ATGATTACACGGATTCGTCGATCGCTTCAGCTACAGGAGATTCTAGAAGCGGCTGTTACTGAGATTCGCGCCTTCCTGCAAATTGATCGGGTCATGATTTATCAGTTCCATCCCGATGAGCATGGGGTTGTGATTGCGGAAGCTATTCATCGGCAGCGGCTGCCTTCTTTGTTGGGATTACACTTCCCGGCTGATGATATTCCCCATCATGCTCGGCAGTTGTTTCTCAAGGTCCGACAGCGATCGATTATCAATTTATCGGCGGAACAGATGGGCTGGAGTGTGGCCGATGCGGCCACGGTTGAGGACGGCGCAGAAGCAGCCGGAGATATGCGCTACCGCCCGGTTGACCCCTGTCATGTTGAGTATATGCGGGCCATGGGAGTTGAGTCTTCGATTGTCGTGCCCATTATTCAAGATCAAAAACTCTGGGGCTTGTTGGTTGCCCACCATTCTGAACCCAGGATGACTTCGGATGCCGATCTGGCCTTTCTGCAGATAGTGGTGGACCAGTTGGAGGTGGCCATTAACCAGGCGTTGCTGCTGGAGCAGGTGCAGCAACAGGCTAGACGGGAGAGTATTACCAACCAGATTGCCACCCTGTTGCACCTGGCTTCGACTACATCGTTCCAGGCTGCTCTGGAAAGCGCGGTGGCGGCGATAGATGGGGCTGGGGGAAGGTTGTATCTGCTTTCGAACTATTCCCCCCATGCCAATGAGTTGTTTACCTGTGGGGCTCAACCGCCCATCTCGGATGAAATGGACGCACCGCTGGAAGAACATGAGATCTGGCATGTGGCCATGCACTATGGCGAAGAGCGGCAGACCTCCCGTGCCAATCTGTGGATTATTCCGGATCTCTATCAGGATTATCGCTGTCGTTCTTTAGCGCCTTTCTTTAAAACGACGTCTATCCGGAGTATTTTGATTGTGCCCCTGAAGTATGGGCGTCAGGTTCTGGGATGTCTGACCTTGTTTCGCCATGAATTTGAGCTGGAAAGATTGTGGGCTGGACAATTTGATCCAGATGAACGGCAAAGAATGCCCCGTAAATCTTTCGCTGCGTGGCGAGAATATAAGACCGGGCAGGCCTCCAATTGGACGGAAGCTGATTTGGATCTGGTGCAGACCTTAATCAGCCACTTTGCCCTGGCGATCGGCCAGTACCAGCTTCAGAAACAAGTTCATCAGCTTAACTGTAGTCTGGAGCAACAGGTGCAGGCGCGCACAGCCGAACTCCAGCAGACCAATCTACGCCTGCAGGATGAAATTGCTGAGCGGCAGCAGATGGAAGACGCTCTGCGGCAGAGTGAAGCGCGGTTTCAGCGATTGGTGGCGAATGTACCGGGGATGATCTATCAGTTTCGCCTGACGGCAGAAGGGGAAACCTATTTTCCCTATGTCAGTGCTTTCTGCCGTGACCTGTATGAGGTGGACCCTGAGGTGATTCAACAGGATGCTGCGGTTATTCTGGGTATGGTGCATCCAGATGATCGGGAGAAGCTAGAGACCTCTATTGCCCGATCGGCCCGCACCTTACAACCCTGGTTGTTGGAACATCGGGTGGTGACCCCTTCGGGGCAGGTGAAATGGTTGCAGGCTGCCTCACGTCCGGAAAAACAAGACAATGGGGAGATTGTTTGGGACGGGGTGCTGATGGACATCACCGATCGTAAACAAGCAGAGGCTGTCTTGAGGGAATCTGAAGCTCAGTTGCGGGAAAAAGCGCAGGAGTTGGAGCAGACCCTGCGGGAACTGCAACACACTCAGGCGCAACTGGTGCAAACTGAGAAAATGTCTAGCCTGGGGCAACTGGTTGCAGGGGTGGCCCATGAAATTAATAATCCGGTTAATTTTATCTATGGCAATCTGAGCCATGCTGGGGAATATGTGCATGACCTGCTGAGTCTGCTGAAACTTTATCAACAGTACTACCCTGATCCGGTTGCTGAGATTCAATCGGAAGCAAGTGCGATCGATATTGATTTTCTCCAGCAAGACTTACCAAAACTTCTGAATTCCATGAAAGTGGGGGCCGATCGAATTCAGAAAATTGTTCTGGCACTGCGCAATTTCTCCCGCATGGATGAGGCAGATGTCAAGCCTGTGGATATTCACGAAGGCATTGATAGCACCTTGATGATTTTACAAAATCGTCTCAAAGAGACATCTGGCCATCCCGGTATCCATTTGGTGAAGCAATATGCTCAATTGCCTTTAATTGAGTGTTATGCCGGACAACTCAATCAGGTTTTTATGAATATTCTCTCCAACGCTATTGATTCACTGGAAGAATTTAATCATCACCGATCGCCGCAAGAGATTTGCGAAAATCCCTGTACGATTACCATTGAAACCAGGTTGGTTGAGGATCTTTGGTTACAGATCCGAATTGCAGATAATGGTCCAGGGATGACTGAGCAGGTCAGGCAACGCCTATTTGAGCCCTTTTTTACGACTAAGCCAGTTGGGAAAGGGACTGGCTTAGGGTTATCCATCAGCTATCAGGTAGTTGTAGATAAACATGGGGGGAAATTGACCTGTAATTCTGCGCTGGGGGCAGGGGCAGAGTTCCTGATTGAATTACCGATCAGGCGGAGTGGTCGTAGCCATGGCAGTTCCTTATGA
- a CDS encoding IS1 family transposase (programmed frameshift), which translates to MECKLCGHSKTHKHGKMPNGHQRYFCLGCQQTFSESFDTLYYYRHVSPEQIQQVLQAHSEGTSLRGISRISGLAYNTVVSIIRRASSKAQLIHNQEVAQVETEEVSADEMWSFVKKQKQCLPLELDLGDCWVGLSLANSSGLILAARVGKHTDELIEELMVTTEGKTECKQWNSDDWGGYERVLPPEIHHHIGKDKTQRLERTNGIIRQQTGRWHRRQNKFGKVWEQTKVTTRLVVSYFNWIWRHSRFKTTAAQRANLAAEPWTWQDFATYPTII; encoded by the exons ATGGAATGTAAGCTCTGCGGTCATTCTAAGACTCACAAGCATGGCAAGATGCCGAATGGGCATCAACGCTACTTTTGCCTGGGGTGCCAACAAACCTTCTCAGAGAGTTTTGACACCCTCTACTACTACCGTCACGTCAGTCCAGAGCAAATTCAACAAGTCCTGCAAGCTCACAGTGAGGGCACCAGTTTACGAGGGATTAGTCGGATTAGCGGGTTAGCTTATAACACGGTAGTGAGTATTATTCGACGAGCGAGTAGCAAAGCTCAACTCATCCACAATCAGGAGGTGGCTCAAGTTGAAACCGAGGAGGTGAGTGCTGATGAGATGTGGTCCTTTGTG AAAAAACAGAAGCAATGTCTGCCCCTAGAATTAGACTTGGGAGACTGTTGGGTGGGGTTGAGTTTAGCCAATAGCAGTGGGCTGATCTTGGCGGCCCGTGTGGGAAAGCATACGGATGAGTTGATTGAAGAACTGATGGTCACAACGGAAGGAAAAACGGAGTGCAAACAGTGGAATAGCGATGATTGGGGAGGGTATGAACGAGTCCTTCCACCAGAAATTCATCATCACATTGGTAAGGATAAAACCCAACGATTAGAGAGAACCAATGGTATTATCCGGCAACAAACAGGACGGTGGCATCGACGGCAAAACAAGTTTGGCAAGGTGTGGGAGCAAACGAAGGTGACTACACGATTGGTTGTCAGTTATTTCAATTGGATTTGGCGGCATAGCCGATTCAAAACAACTGCGGCTCAACGAGCAAACTTGGCAGCAGAGCCTTGGACTTGGCAAGACTTCGCAACTTATCCAACAATTATTTGA
- a CDS encoding response regulator, with protein MFSVEDTGIGIAATDLPKLFQPFVQVDSSLSRQYGGTGLGLALVRQIAELHGGNATVQSELGQGSCFTVRIPEPFCPITCTMARIFTATPPTDVPSEQIPINGAPVMAPEVSPTLEKPALSPLILLAEDNEANVETLVSYLETQNYRLIRASDGQEAIDLTRTHHPNLILMDIQMPGVDGLTAIRQLRAHPDFAQIPIIALTALVMTGDQEKCLAAGASEYLAKPVSLKQLKVMIHQLLQR; from the coding sequence CTGTTTTCGGTTGAGGATACGGGCATTGGTATTGCGGCTACCGACCTGCCGAAGCTATTTCAGCCCTTTGTGCAAGTGGATAGTAGCTTAAGTCGTCAGTATGGGGGAACAGGGCTGGGGCTGGCACTCGTCCGGCAGATTGCGGAACTCCATGGTGGCAATGCAACAGTGCAGAGTGAGTTAGGTCAGGGCAGTTGTTTTACGGTGCGGATTCCAGAGCCCTTTTGCCCCATCACCTGCACCATGGCCCGGATATTTACGGCTACCCCACCCACCGATGTCCCATCAGAGCAAATTCCCATCAATGGTGCTCCTGTCATGGCCCCAGAGGTTTCCCCCACCCTGGAAAAGCCAGCCCTATCTCCGTTGATTCTCCTGGCAGAAGACAATGAAGCTAATGTGGAAACCCTCGTCAGCTACCTGGAAACCCAGAATTATCGCCTGATTCGGGCCAGTGATGGCCAGGAAGCGATCGACCTGACCCGAACTCACCACCCAAACCTGATCTTGATGGACATTCAGATGCCAGGAGTGGATGGACTAACTGCCATCCGCCAGCTTCGCGCCCACCCAGATTTTGCCCAGATCCCGATCATTGCCCTGACAGCTCTGGTCATGACCGGCGATCAGGAAAAGTGCTTGGCCGCAGGGGCCAGTGAGTATTTGGCCAAGCCCGTTTCACTCAAACAGCTAAAGGTGATGATCCATCAACTGTTGCAACGATAA
- a CDS encoding EAL domain-containing response regulator — protein MTMPSVLVIDDEPDNLDVIEALLFGFGYELHYAPNGQSAIASLDLFQPDVILLDVMMPGMNGIEVCRRIKAMPKWESVPIIMVTALSSKEDLARCLSAGADDFISKPVNSLELRSRVRSMLRIHQQYQQLETFNATLEETVQQRTAQLHTMIFQDALTQLPSRTFLLQKLAEVLQSGASSFAVVYLDCDQFKLVNSSLGHGVGNQLLLAITERLQDHLRPGDVLARMGEDEFCFLLHQIADKNALEAFIQTILQSFHTSFVVANCEIFMTACMGIALGNSGYQQPEEPLQDADTAMYRAKLRGKGCYQIFDRQMSLAMLNRLTLENDLQRALEQQEFVVYYQPIINLQTEKISGFEALIRWRHPVRGMVSPGEFIPCMEETGLIVPVGLVVLKQACQQLLVWHQQGWTDLTMSVNLSARQFACPTLLADIDRVLAETAINPARLKLEITESAIMDNAQTAIALTEQLRSRQIQISIDDFGTGYSSLGYLHRFPVDALKIDRSFVNQIQAGNCDYQVVNTIIALSQQLKLAVIAEGIETPEQLQWLQQLSCEFGQGYLFSKPLAGDDIEQLYLQEFFSN, from the coding sequence ATGACGATGCCTTCTGTTCTAGTGATTGACGACGAGCCCGATAACCTGGATGTGATTGAGGCCCTCCTGTTTGGTTTTGGTTATGAGTTGCACTACGCTCCCAATGGCCAGTCGGCCATCGCATCTCTGGACCTGTTTCAACCGGATGTCATTTTACTGGATGTGATGATGCCCGGAATGAATGGGATTGAAGTCTGTCGCCGCATTAAAGCTATGCCCAAGTGGGAGTCCGTGCCCATCATCATGGTGACTGCCCTGAGCAGCAAAGAAGACCTGGCCAGATGTTTAAGTGCCGGGGCCGATGACTTTATTAGTAAACCAGTCAATAGTTTGGAACTCCGATCAAGAGTGCGATCGATGTTACGCATCCATCAGCAATATCAGCAACTGGAAACCTTCAACGCTACTCTGGAAGAAACGGTGCAGCAACGAACAGCCCAGTTGCACACCATGATTTTTCAGGATGCGCTCACCCAGTTGCCCAGCCGCACTTTCCTGTTGCAAAAGTTAGCTGAGGTTTTGCAATCTGGGGCCTCCTCTTTCGCTGTCGTTTATCTGGACTGTGATCAGTTCAAGTTAGTCAACAGTTCTCTGGGCCATGGGGTCGGCAATCAATTGCTGCTGGCGATCACAGAACGGTTACAGGATCATCTCCGTCCCGGTGACGTGTTAGCGCGGATGGGTGAGGATGAGTTTTGCTTTTTACTCCATCAGATTGCTGACAAGAATGCCTTAGAGGCTTTCATCCAGACCATTCTTCAAAGCTTTCACACCTCGTTTGTGGTTGCAAATTGTGAAATCTTTATGACGGCCTGTATGGGTATTGCCCTGGGTAATTCTGGGTATCAACAGCCAGAAGAGCCTTTGCAAGATGCGGATACCGCCATGTACAGAGCCAAACTTCGTGGTAAGGGCTGCTATCAAATCTTCGATCGCCAGATGTCTCTGGCCATGCTGAACCGTCTGACCCTGGAGAATGATTTGCAGCGGGCGTTGGAACAACAAGAGTTTGTCGTCTACTACCAACCCATTATCAATCTGCAAACCGAAAAAATTTCTGGGTTTGAAGCCCTGATCCGCTGGCGGCATCCCGTGCGGGGCATGGTGTCTCCTGGTGAATTTATCCCCTGTATGGAAGAAACGGGGCTGATTGTGCCCGTTGGCCTGGTTGTGCTGAAACAAGCCTGTCAACAACTACTTGTCTGGCATCAGCAGGGTTGGACTGATCTGACCATGAGTGTGAATCTTTCGGCGCGCCAATTTGCTTGCCCGACGCTCCTAGCGGATATCGATCGCGTGCTCGCAGAAACGGCCATCAATCCTGCTCGCTTGAAACTGGAAATTACTGAAAGTGCGATTATGGACAATGCTCAGACTGCAATCGCCCTGACGGAACAGTTGCGATCGCGCCAAATTCAAATCAGCATTGATGATTTCGGGACAGGATATTCTTCCCTCGGTTATCTACATCGGTTTCCGGTAGATGCGCTGAAGATCGATCGCTCGTTTGTCAATCAGATTCAGGCAGGAAACTGTGACTATCAGGTTGTCAACACAATTATTGCTCTGAGCCAGCAACTTAAACTTGCCGTAATTGCTGAAGGGATTGAAACCCCTGAACAACTGCAATGGCTACAACAATTGAGCTGTGAATTTGGGCAGGGTTATTTATTTTCTAAACCCCTTGCAGGAGATGACATTGAGCAACTTTATCTCCAAGAATTCTTCTCAAATTAG